The proteins below are encoded in one region of Maribacter aestuarii:
- a CDS encoding riboflavin synthase has translation MFTGIIETLGEVVGLVHDASNLHITIKSDLSTELKIDQSVAHNGVCLTVVSLADDNYTVTAIAETLEKTNLNLLAVGDTINLERAMILGSRLDGHIVQGHVDQTGTCIHIEEKDGSWFFSFKYDADKGNPTIEKGSITIDGTSLTVVDSGIDSFSVAIIPYTYEHTRFNTYEEGTVVNLEFDVIGKYVAKLLAARQ, from the coding sequence ATGTTTACCGGTATAATTGAAACCTTAGGAGAAGTCGTTGGTTTGGTTCACGATGCCAGCAATCTTCATATCACCATAAAATCCGACCTCTCAACCGAATTAAAAATTGACCAGAGTGTTGCACATAACGGCGTTTGCCTTACGGTAGTTTCTTTGGCCGACGATAACTATACCGTAACGGCCATTGCGGAAACATTAGAAAAAACGAACCTGAACCTGCTTGCGGTCGGGGACACCATAAATCTGGAGCGCGCCATGATTTTAGGGTCTCGTTTGGACGGACACATCGTACAGGGCCATGTGGACCAAACGGGCACTTGCATCCATATTGAGGAAAAAGACGGAAGTTGGTTCTTTTCTTTTAAATATGACGCCGATAAGGGGAATCCGACCATTGAGAAAGGCTCCATAACCATTGATGGCACCAGTCTTACTGTGGTGGATTCGGGAATAGACTCTTTTAGCGTGGCCATCATTCCTTATACCTATGAACATACGCGTTTCAACACCTATGAAGAGGGTACGGTTGTTAATTTGGAGTTTGATGTCATCGGAAAATATGTGGCGAAGCTTTTAGCTGCTAGGCAGTAG
- a CDS encoding YceD family protein produces the protein MKQKEFDIPFSGLKQGKHGFSYNIDNTFFDSFGYDEFNAVDVTVKVILNKTPTIMELDFDAAGTVNVDCDITSEPYDQPITSCSRLIVKFGDSYNDEDDEILILPHGEHQLNIAQFVYEMLVLAVPLKRVHPGIADGTLKSEVLDRLEELQPKEKKDNKEGNDPRWDELKKLLTDK, from the coding sequence ATGAAGCAAAAGGAGTTTGATATTCCTTTCTCAGGATTAAAGCAAGGGAAACACGGGTTTAGTTACAACATAGATAATACGTTCTTTGATTCTTTTGGATATGACGAGTTTAATGCGGTAGACGTTACCGTTAAGGTAATATTAAACAAAACCCCTACAATTATGGAGTTGGATTTTGATGCTGCCGGAACTGTAAACGTGGACTGCGATATAACAAGTGAGCCCTACGACCAGCCTATAACTTCATGTTCTAGGTTAATCGTTAAATTTGGGGATTCGTACAATGACGAGGACGATGAAATTCTGATACTTCCTCACGGTGAGCATCAATTGAATATTGCACAGTTCGTGTATGAGATGTTAGTATTGGCGGTTCCATTAAAAAGAGTTCATCCAGGAATTGCAGACGGGACGTTAAAGTCGGAAGTTCTGGACAGGCTGGAAGAGCTACAACCAAAAGAAAAAAAGGATAATAAAGAAGGAAACGATCCCCGATGGGACGAATTAAAAAAACTATTAACGGATAAATAA
- a CDS encoding TonB-dependent receptor has product MKLHPLLFAKCFVFTAILFLLPVDNVVAQVSGTLSGKVVDVTGQPIMGASIFLSGTQKGTITNENGRYILEDIVPASYNLTVSYLGFETQTKFNILVKSKGNPSYNFRLVEATENLDEVVVSNSKIGRPKETPLSTQSLSAVEIATYPGSNNDVVQVAQTLPGVSPSVGGFRNDLIIRGGAPNETVYYLDGMEVPNINHFSTQGSAGGPVGLLNVSFIDDVTLSTSAFGAQYDNPLSGVLQFTQRNGNNSSFGGNFRVSASEAALTMEGPLFKNGRDQSKTTFLVSARRSYLQALFALIGLPFRPNYWDYQYKIDHQLDDYNSLTLLGVGSIDDFTLAAPDEFDSGQQAQLEQAPFIDQRSNTIGLTWKNRFKNGSGFMQTTLSNNRLANVFTRFEDSENQTGIIFRNDAVESETKLRHQTTMFYDGWKVTGGFNVQQSFYSNETINTTNNILFNTEIDFMKYGLFANATKSFFDNKLDVSFGVRADDDSFTDGNSLASTLSPRMGISYEFKENWKLNASVGRYFKIPPYTMLGFRNNDLELVNRSLKYTRSDHYVLGLQHIFGPAASISVEAFYKDYDDYPVSVTDGVSLANKGGGFEVLGNEEIASVGRGRTYGTEIQFQQKLTNNFYGIFSYTYFFSDFTGFDRNVFLPSVWDSRHLISFVGGYKLKRNWEISARYRFAGNTPFVPTDLNRTLDTYPDIVLDYGRLGEENLGVFSQLDIRIDKKWNFKKLSLDVFFEVQNILSQNNPQPPEYGLNRNDTGAVVDPRSLVEITEDNGQLIPSIGLVVDF; this is encoded by the coding sequence TTGAAACTACACCCCCTTTTATTTGCAAAGTGCTTCGTATTCACCGCCATACTGTTTTTATTGCCAGTAGATAATGTGGTCGCCCAGGTTTCTGGAACCTTAAGCGGTAAAGTCGTGGATGTTACAGGACAACCCATAATGGGGGCATCGATTTTTTTGAGCGGCACCCAAAAAGGAACCATTACCAATGAAAATGGACGGTATATCTTGGAGGACATTGTTCCCGCATCGTACAACCTAACCGTTAGCTATCTGGGTTTCGAGACGCAAACAAAATTTAATATACTGGTTAAATCTAAAGGGAATCCATCCTACAATTTTAGACTTGTAGAGGCAACTGAGAATTTGGATGAAGTGGTTGTTTCAAATTCAAAAATAGGAAGGCCTAAAGAAACACCTTTATCCACACAAAGTTTATCTGCTGTTGAAATAGCAACCTATCCGGGGAGTAATAATGATGTCGTTCAGGTAGCGCAAACCCTGCCAGGAGTTTCTCCTTCTGTTGGTGGTTTTAGAAATGATCTGATCATTCGTGGTGGTGCGCCCAACGAAACGGTTTACTATTTAGATGGTATGGAAGTGCCCAACATAAATCATTTTAGTACGCAAGGTAGTGCTGGAGGACCTGTTGGACTTTTGAACGTTTCTTTTATTGATGATGTTACGCTATCCACGTCTGCTTTTGGTGCCCAATATGACAATCCACTTTCGGGAGTGCTCCAATTTACCCAGCGTAACGGTAACAATAGCTCCTTTGGAGGTAATTTTAGAGTAAGCGCCAGCGAGGCGGCCTTAACTATGGAAGGCCCTTTGTTCAAAAATGGAAGGGATCAATCCAAGACTACTTTTTTAGTATCGGCCAGAAGGAGTTACCTGCAGGCGCTGTTTGCATTAATCGGCTTACCTTTTCGTCCCAATTATTGGGATTATCAATACAAAATTGATCATCAGCTAGATGATTATAATTCCCTTACCCTTTTGGGCGTAGGTTCCATAGATGATTTTACTTTGGCGGCACCGGACGAATTTGATTCCGGTCAGCAAGCACAATTGGAACAAGCTCCATTTATTGATCAAAGGTCGAATACGATAGGTCTTACATGGAAAAACCGTTTTAAGAATGGCTCTGGATTTATGCAAACCACCCTAAGCAACAACCGGTTGGCAAATGTCTTCACAAGATTTGAGGATTCCGAAAACCAAACAGGCATTATTTTTAGAAACGATGCCGTAGAGTCCGAAACAAAATTACGGCACCAAACAACAATGTTTTATGACGGCTGGAAGGTGACAGGAGGCTTTAATGTACAGCAATCCTTTTATTCCAATGAGACCATAAATACCACTAATAATATATTATTCAATACCGAAATAGATTTTATGAAATATGGTCTCTTCGCTAACGCCACGAAGTCTTTCTTCGATAATAAGTTGGATGTATCTTTTGGTGTGCGAGCAGACGATGACAGTTTCACGGATGGCAATAGTTTGGCAAGCACACTTTCTCCGCGTATGGGAATTTCTTACGAATTCAAGGAAAACTGGAAATTAAACGCCTCCGTAGGACGGTATTTTAAGATTCCGCCCTACACGATGCTTGGTTTTAGGAATAATGACTTGGAACTGGTAAATAGAAGTTTAAAATATACTAGAAGTGACCATTATGTCTTGGGACTACAGCATATTTTTGGCCCGGCCGCCAGCATTTCGGTAGAAGCATTTTATAAGGATTATGACGATTATCCTGTTTCTGTTACAGATGGGGTTTCCCTGGCCAATAAGGGCGGTGGTTTTGAAGTATTGGGGAATGAGGAAATAGCCTCGGTAGGTCGGGGGCGCACCTACGGCACAGAAATTCAATTTCAACAGAAACTAACGAATAATTTTTATGGTATTTTTTCGTACACCTATTTCTTTAGTGATTTTACAGGCTTTGATAGAAACGTATTCTTACCATCGGTTTGGGACAGCCGTCATCTAATTTCCTTTGTTGGAGGCTATAAACTAAAGCGTAATTGGGAAATAAGTGCCAGATACCGTTTTGCAGGAAATACCCCATTCGTTCCTACAGATTTGAACAGAACGCTAGATACCTACCCGGATATTGTCTTGGACTATGGAAGATTGGGAGAGGAAAACCTTGGTGTTTTTAGTCAATTGGACATCCGAATCGATAAAAAATGGAATTTTAAGAAATTGTCCTTAGATGTATTTTTTGAAGTACAGAACATACTTTCCCAAAACAACCCTCAACCACCTGAATATGGTCTTAACAGGAATGATACAGGAGCTGTGGTAGACCCGAGGAGCCTGGTGGAAATTACAGAGGATAATGGACAATTAATTCCCAGCATTGGCCTGGTAGTCGATTTCTAA
- a CDS encoding alpha/beta fold hydrolase, producing the protein MAKIEHIPYYSNTLGRNIMVEVTGHWGHPILMFPSSGGQYTQNTDFGLNASVMHLVEEGRVKLYNVETLDMMSFYNDDMNSETKIHNYELYMQFLQNEFIPYIQRECNTHRIAVSGVSFGGFHAANTAFRFPDVISHLIAMSAAFNIRNMAPLSEDMRIYFNCPDEYMQNEEGWKYNHMQIVLGTSDWDICRDKNLHMSGILNSKGIAHWYDEKKWQDHDWPLWKMMFPEYLGKYF; encoded by the coding sequence ATGGCTAAAATTGAACATATTCCTTATTATTCCAATACCCTTGGTCGCAATATTATGGTGGAGGTAACCGGGCATTGGGGGCATCCTATTTTAATGTTCCCATCCTCTGGAGGCCAATATACCCAGAATACCGATTTTGGACTGAATGCATCCGTAATGCATTTGGTAGAAGAAGGCCGTGTTAAACTTTATAATGTAGAGACCTTGGATATGATGTCCTTCTACAATGATGACATGAATTCGGAGACCAAGATTCATAATTATGAATTGTACATGCAATTTTTACAAAACGAATTCATTCCGTATATTCAAAGGGAATGCAATACCCATAGGATTGCGGTCTCCGGAGTAAGTTTTGGTGGTTTTCATGCCGCTAATACCGCTTTTCGTTTTCCAGATGTTATTTCGCATTTAATTGCGATGAGTGCCGCGTTCAATATTAGAAACATGGCCCCACTTTCTGAGGATATGCGGATTTATTTTAACTGTCCGGACGAGTACATGCAAAATGAGGAAGGATGGAAATATAACCACATGCAGATCGTATTGGGCACTTCGGATTGGGATATTTGCAGGGATAAGAACTTGCACATGTCCGGCATTTTAAACAGCAAGGGAATCGCACATTGGTACGACGAAAAAAAATGGCAAGATCACGACTGGCCTTTATGGAAAATGATGTTTCCGGAATATTTGGGTAAATATTTTTAA
- a CDS encoding alpha/beta hydrolase, which yields MGFQVDFISAKGHFLSQNLKRKVQFRFVAPGNYKKSEASFPLLLMNDGQDYQAMGLEKTLARAFTDRTLRPFCYVGISCNEDRMNEYGISGTPDFKNRGKRAASYSRFIIEELIPFLKEEFNISDNHREWVYCGMSLGGLSAFDIVYNHPDYFGKSGVFSGSFWWRKKAYVKGDTLDRSRIILDVIKNRPHVAGQKFWFQCGTNDELADRNKNGVIDAIDDTLDVIKELQKKGYSYPGDITYMEVKEGKHDLLTWGNAFPSFLRWAFLE from the coding sequence ATGGGTTTTCAGGTTGATTTTATAAGTGCCAAAGGTCATTTTCTTTCTCAAAATTTGAAGAGAAAAGTCCAGTTCCGATTTGTAGCGCCTGGAAATTACAAAAAAAGTGAAGCATCCTTTCCCCTACTATTAATGAATGACGGTCAAGACTACCAAGCCATGGGACTGGAAAAAACCTTGGCACGAGCTTTTACAGATAGAACCCTACGCCCTTTTTGTTATGTTGGAATTTCCTGTAACGAAGATCGGATGAACGAGTACGGTATAAGTGGCACCCCCGATTTTAAGAACAGGGGCAAAAGAGCGGCTTCCTACAGCAGATTTATCATCGAGGAATTAATTCCTTTTCTAAAAGAAGAATTCAATATTTCCGATAATCATCGGGAGTGGGTGTATTGCGGCATGTCTTTGGGTGGGTTATCGGCCTTCGATATCGTGTACAATCACCCGGATTATTTTGGTAAATCGGGTGTTTTTAGTGGGTCTTTTTGGTGGCGCAAGAAAGCCTATGTGAAAGGGGATACGTTGGATAGAAGTCGCATAATCCTCGATGTTATTAAGAACAGACCGCACGTTGCTGGACAAAAATTTTGGTTCCAGTGCGGCACCAATGACGAGCTGGCCGATCGTAATAAAAATGGGGTCATTGATGCCATTGACGATACACTTGACGTCATCAAAGAACTACAAAAAAAGGGATATTCCTATCCAGGTGACATTACCTATATGGAGGTTAAGGAAGGCAAACACGACTTGCTTACTTGGGGAAATGCGTTCCCGAGTTTTTTGAGGTGGGCGTTCCTTGAATAG
- a CDS encoding type 1 glutamine amidotransferase produces MERKYKIAILDMNAGEPNEGMRCIEQLAVQFLGQKDIKGEYDVFDVRVKSEIPKLKDYDIFISSGGPGTPLVTGEPWENAYFNFLDALLLHNLSKPQKKHLFLICHSFQLACLHWDVAKVTKRRSTSFGILPMHKTKSGQNEILFKDLEDPFFAVDSRDYQVIGPKEWKLDTLDGKVLCIEKNRPNVLLERAVMAIRFSNEIFGTQFHPEADAKGMKRYFAREEKKKLVIKKFGIKKYKSMLEHLEDENMIMKTNATIIPTFLRLAAATIDQNKLQTV; encoded by the coding sequence ATGGAAAGAAAATATAAGATTGCTATTTTGGATATGAATGCAGGCGAACCCAACGAGGGAATGCGTTGTATTGAACAATTAGCGGTGCAATTTTTAGGTCAAAAGGACATCAAAGGGGAATATGATGTTTTTGATGTACGCGTAAAATCGGAAATTCCCAAACTAAAGGACTACGATATTTTTATTTCTTCCGGTGGACCAGGAACACCATTGGTAACGGGAGAGCCTTGGGAAAACGCTTATTTCAATTTTTTGGACGCCCTCTTACTGCACAATCTTTCCAAACCCCAAAAAAAGCATCTCTTTTTAATATGTCACTCTTTTCAGTTGGCTTGCTTGCATTGGGACGTGGCCAAGGTTACCAAACGCAGGTCCACCTCTTTTGGAATTTTGCCTATGCACAAGACCAAAAGCGGCCAAAATGAAATCCTTTTTAAAGATTTGGAAGACCCATTTTTTGCGGTCGATTCCAGGGACTATCAAGTTATCGGTCCGAAGGAATGGAAATTAGATACGTTGGATGGTAAAGTATTATGTATAGAGAAAAACAGACCTAACGTGCTTTTAGAGCGGGCCGTAATGGCCATTCGCTTTTCCAATGAAATCTTTGGCACCCAATTTCACCCAGAAGCCGATGCCAAGGGAATGAAGCGTTATTTTGCCCGTGAGGAGAAAAAGAAACTGGTTATAAAAAAGTTCGGAATAAAGAAGTATAAAAGCATGTTGGAACATCTTGAGGATGAAAACATGATCATGAAAACAAATGCGACTATTATTCCCACTTTTCTGAGATTGGCGGCTGCGACCATTGATCAGAACAAATTACAGACTGTATGA
- a CDS encoding carboxylate-amine ligase, with the protein MHKFTLGIEEEFQILDSDSLKLYSQMSKIIDGGKVFLKERIKEEMHQSMVEMGTNVCENIHQVRDEVSFLRQQIIQLADDEGLKVAAAGTHAISQWHEQLITPKPRYDEIVDEMKDVARGNLIFGMHVHVAIPNREQGMEILNTVRYFLPHLYALSTNSPFWEGRDTGFKSYRSKVFDKFPRTGIPPFFASVAEYDKFVDILVRTKCLDNAKKIWWDIRLHPFYPTIEFRICDVVMTVDEVTCIAALMQCLVAKLYKLNQKNQTFKNYRRLLLNENKWRAARWGVEAKLIDFGKEEEVPFAQLMNELLEFIDDVVDELGCRTEVNYVYQMLEQGSGADRQLKVYEETKDLKKVMEYVVSQTQKGL; encoded by the coding sequence ATGCATAAGTTCACCCTGGGAATAGAAGAAGAGTTTCAAATCTTGGATAGCGATAGCTTAAAGCTTTATTCCCAGATGTCTAAGATTATTGATGGTGGCAAGGTCTTTTTAAAGGAGCGGATAAAGGAGGAGATGCATCAATCCATGGTAGAAATGGGTACCAATGTTTGTGAAAATATTCATCAAGTTAGGGATGAAGTTTCCTTTTTACGTCAACAAATAATTCAATTGGCGGACGATGAAGGATTAAAAGTTGCCGCAGCAGGTACACATGCCATTTCGCAATGGCATGAGCAGCTAATAACGCCCAAACCAAGATATGATGAAATCGTGGATGAGATGAAAGACGTGGCACGCGGCAATCTTATTTTTGGAATGCACGTACACGTAGCCATACCTAACAGGGAACAAGGCATGGAAATCTTGAACACGGTCAGGTATTTTCTGCCACATTTATATGCGCTATCTACGAATTCCCCATTTTGGGAAGGAAGGGATACCGGGTTTAAATCCTACCGCAGTAAGGTTTTTGATAAGTTTCCTAGAACTGGGATTCCTCCCTTTTTTGCTAGCGTAGCGGAATATGACAAGTTTGTGGATATCTTGGTGCGGACCAAGTGTTTGGACAATGCAAAGAAAATTTGGTGGGACATTCGTTTGCACCCCTTCTATCCTACTATAGAGTTTAGGATATGTGATGTGGTGATGACGGTTGATGAGGTAACTTGTATTGCCGCACTTATGCAATGTTTGGTAGCCAAGTTGTACAAATTGAACCAGAAGAACCAGACCTTTAAGAATTATCGCAGACTTTTATTGAACGAAAATAAATGGCGAGCCGCAAGATGGGGAGTGGAGGCTAAACTTATTGATTTTGGTAAAGAGGAGGAAGTACCTTTTGCCCAATTGATGAATGAGCTATTGGAATTTATAGACGACGTAGTAGATGAGCTTGGGTGCCGCACGGAGGTAAATTATGTATATCAAATGCTGGAGCAGGGTTCTGGAGCGGACAGGCAGCTTAAGGTTTATGAGGAAACCAAAGACTTGAAAAAAGTGATGGAGTACGTAGTTTCCCAGACCCAAAAAGGACTATAG
- the pdxA gene encoding 4-hydroxythreonine-4-phosphate dehydrogenase PdxA: protein MEEKGKIKLGISIGDLNGIGCEVALKTFEDSRMLDFCTPVIFASNKTISHQMKALNVNIAFNGVQEASKAIDGKVNIVNVWKEVPNIQFGEATEESGRYAIKSLTAATEALKNGAIDVLVTAPINKNNVQSEEFNFPGHTDYLAQELDGESLMFMVTDTLKVGLLTDHVAVKDVASAIIPRLVRDKINCIEKSLMMDFGIRRPKIALLGINPHSGDNGVIGKEDDEVLKPVIAEMANLGHLVYGPYPADSFFGSDTYKKFDAVLAAYHDQGLIPFKTLSFGRGVNFTAGLSKVRTSPDHGTAYEIAGKGVADHSSFKEAVFTALSIFKNRTEFQTLTENPLKKQKVRR, encoded by the coding sequence ATGGAGGAAAAAGGTAAGATTAAGTTGGGCATTTCCATAGGGGATTTAAACGGCATAGGTTGTGAAGTGGCGTTAAAAACTTTTGAGGATAGTAGGATGCTGGACTTTTGCACGCCTGTAATTTTTGCCTCCAACAAGACCATTTCGCACCAAATGAAAGCGTTGAACGTCAACATTGCTTTTAATGGTGTCCAAGAGGCCTCCAAGGCGATTGACGGCAAAGTGAACATTGTTAATGTCTGGAAAGAAGTGCCGAACATTCAATTTGGGGAAGCAACAGAGGAGTCCGGCCGTTATGCGATTAAATCTTTGACGGCGGCTACCGAAGCGCTAAAAAATGGGGCTATCGATGTCTTAGTAACGGCGCCCATAAACAAAAACAACGTCCAATCGGAGGAGTTTAATTTTCCGGGACATACAGATTATCTAGCCCAGGAATTGGACGGCGAGAGCCTCATGTTCATGGTTACAGATACCCTAAAAGTTGGATTGCTAACAGACCATGTAGCCGTGAAAGATGTAGCATCGGCCATTATTCCAAGATTGGTAAGGGATAAGATCAATTGTATTGAAAAATCCCTGATGATGGATTTTGGCATCCGCAGACCTAAAATTGCGTTGTTAGGAATAAATCCACACAGTGGAGATAATGGTGTTATCGGCAAAGAAGATGATGAGGTTTTGAAACCCGTAATTGCGGAAATGGCAAATCTTGGCCATTTAGTTTATGGGCCCTACCCGGCCGATAGTTTTTTTGGGTCCGATACCTATAAAAAATTCGATGCGGTCCTAGCTGCCTATCACGATCAAGGTCTTATACCCTTCAAAACCTTATCTTTTGGACGGGGGGTAAATTTTACTGCGGGTCTAAGCAAGGTGAGGACTTCGCCGGATCATGGAACCGCCTACGAGATAGCGGGAAAAGGGGTTGCGGACCACAGCTCGTTTAAGGAAGCGGTATTTACCGCATTAAGTATTTTTAAAAATAGGACGGAATTTCAAACCCTAACCGAGAACCCCTTGAAGAAACAAAAAGTAAGGCGCTAA